The following are encoded together in the Fibrobacter sp. UWB10 genome:
- a CDS encoding 4-alpha-glucanotransferase has translation MRYGDISFFQSGVAVPLFSLYSKQSIGIGEFLDLIPFARWTAFCDFNIIQLLPVNDTGAESSPYSARSAFALNPVFINVQSVEGSSEYEDEIQAGKADFEKYGKIDYYNISTWKRLILRKIFDNRYDDLKKDKVLQRWIDDNTWAKPYCVYCTLKAQNDERSWKDWKNYRDPTAKDIDALWKKFLKDNLFQAWMQFEAEKQFSAAVAEVSKMGIRLKGDIPILINEDSADVWADRKYFSLDDRAGAPPDMFSYTGQNWGFPTYRWDVIEKDNFVWWRRRLAQASKFYHAYRIDHVLGFFRIWSIPQQEVTGILGYFNPCVPLTYDKLAAAGFMRETLEYLRRPNYGYDQLRDFLGGDTDRLVPVCFTELEGHPGRFILKPEFSSEKGILGLNEPQEVKDKLLKVYWNRVFVPSGDENNFYPYWYWYNAPVLFTLPDYEQEKLRNLIKENENSQNGLWDANATKLLTVLSQETDMLVCAEDLGAVPPCVPAVLKKLNILSLRIERWARNWNAPYSPYYEMDEYPRLSVCATSCHDTSSLRGLWKEPDFDRNLYWSHAHLPGNAPEEVTPSVARLILSHVYTANSLFCILPVQDYFALSASLTKCAPEEERVNVPGTVGGSNWCYRMPCSVEELMDYSSLASEIRMLVDVRKRRPMWKI, from the coding sequence ATGCGTTACGGTGACATTTCATTTTTCCAGAGCGGCGTGGCCGTTCCCCTCTTTAGCCTTTATAGCAAGCAGAGCATTGGTATCGGCGAATTTTTGGACCTGATTCCGTTTGCCCGTTGGACCGCTTTTTGTGATTTCAATATTATTCAGCTTTTGCCGGTGAACGATACGGGCGCCGAATCGAGCCCCTATAGCGCCCGCAGTGCTTTTGCCTTGAATCCGGTGTTCATTAACGTGCAGTCGGTGGAAGGTTCTTCGGAATACGAAGATGAAATCCAGGCGGGCAAGGCCGATTTTGAAAAGTACGGCAAGATCGACTACTACAATATTTCGACTTGGAAGCGCCTGATTCTGCGCAAGATTTTTGACAACCGTTATGACGACCTGAAAAAAGATAAGGTGTTGCAGCGCTGGATAGACGACAATACTTGGGCAAAGCCGTATTGCGTGTACTGCACCCTCAAGGCTCAGAACGACGAAAGAAGCTGGAAGGACTGGAAAAATTACCGCGACCCGACAGCGAAGGATATTGATGCCCTCTGGAAAAAGTTCCTGAAGGACAACCTGTTCCAGGCTTGGATGCAGTTCGAAGCTGAAAAACAGTTCAGCGCCGCAGTTGCCGAAGTTTCCAAGATGGGAATCCGCCTGAAGGGTGACATTCCTATTCTGATTAACGAAGACAGCGCCGACGTGTGGGCCGACCGCAAGTACTTCTCGCTGGATGACCGCGCTGGCGCTCCTCCTGACATGTTCAGCTACACCGGCCAGAACTGGGGATTCCCGACTTACCGTTGGGACGTGATTGAAAAGGACAACTTTGTATGGTGGCGCCGTCGCTTGGCTCAGGCAAGCAAGTTCTACCATGCTTACCGCATTGACCACGTGCTTGGATTCTTCCGCATTTGGTCGATTCCGCAGCAAGAAGTGACGGGCATTCTGGGTTACTTTAACCCGTGCGTGCCGCTCACGTATGACAAGCTCGCTGCTGCGGGCTTTATGCGCGAAACGCTTGAATACCTGCGCCGTCCGAATTACGGCTACGACCAGTTGCGCGATTTCTTGGGTGGCGATACCGACCGCTTGGTTCCGGTTTGCTTTACCGAACTCGAAGGTCATCCGGGTCGCTTTATCTTGAAGCCGGAATTCAGTTCCGAAAAGGGTATCCTTGGCTTGAACGAACCGCAAGAAGTCAAGGACAAGCTGCTCAAGGTTTACTGGAACCGCGTGTTTGTGCCCTCGGGCGACGAAAACAATTTCTACCCGTATTGGTACTGGTACAATGCTCCGGTGCTCTTTACCTTGCCGGATTACGAACAGGAAAAGCTGCGTAACCTGATCAAGGAAAACGAAAATTCCCAGAATGGCTTGTGGGATGCCAATGCCACCAAGCTCTTGACCGTGCTTTCGCAGGAAACCGATATGCTGGTCTGCGCCGAAGACTTGGGTGCCGTGCCGCCTTGCGTGCCTGCCGTGCTCAAAAAGCTCAACATCCTGTCGCTGCGCATTGAACGCTGGGCCCGCAATTGGAATGCTCCGTATTCGCCGTACTATGAAATGGACGAATACCCGCGCCTGTCTGTATGCGCCACGAGTTGCCACGATACCTCTAGCCTGCGTGGACTCTGGAAGGAACCTGACTTTGACCGCAACCTGTACTGGTCGCATGCACACCTGCCGGGCAATGCACCTGAAGAGGTGACGCCTTCTGTGGCACGTTTGATTTTGAGCCATGTGTATACGGCGAACAGCTTGTTCTGCATTTTGCCGGTGCAAGACTACTTCGCTCTTTCGGCTAGCTTGACCAAGTGCGCGCCCGAAGAAGAACGCGTGAATGTGCCGGGTACGGTGGGTGGCTCTAACTGGTGCTACCGCATGCCGTGTTCTGTAGAAGAGTTGATGGA
- a CDS encoding DNA alkylation repair protein encodes MLRFTQEILLALRAISNEEEAHEMSKKAREQFDFLGIRLVPRREVTYPIFDKYPPKDGDELVARVEDMWAQPYREIQYAACDYLFRHRVLLGGQHLAFLKKLIKTRAWRDTVDTLAACVLGDLALRLPALRSKIASWIRDPNVWVRRSAIIFQIQYKDRTDWPLLRQFCLTCAKDDDYYIRNGIGRALSEYARINPTEVRRFVQDNTFAEQTAQEILRLI; translated from the coding sequence ATGCTTCGGTTTACTCAAGAAATATTACTTGCTCTCCGTGCTATCTCTAATGAAGAGGAAGCACATGAAATGTCTAAGAAGGCTCGAGAACAGTTCGATTTCCTTGGAATTCGCCTTGTTCCCCGCCGCGAGGTGACCTACCCCATATTCGACAAGTACCCGCCGAAAGACGGTGACGAATTGGTGGCCAGGGTCGAGGACATGTGGGCGCAGCCGTATCGTGAAATCCAGTATGCGGCTTGTGACTACCTGTTCCGCCACAGAGTCCTGCTCGGTGGACAGCACCTTGCCTTCCTTAAAAAGTTAATTAAGACCCGTGCTTGGCGCGATACCGTCGATACGCTCGCCGCTTGCGTCCTGGGTGACTTGGCTCTCCGCCTCCCGGCGCTCCGTTCCAAGATTGCCTCCTGGATTCGCGACCCGAACGTGTGGGTACGCCGTAGCGCAATCATTTTCCAGATTCAGTACAAGGATCGTACCGACTGGCCGCTGCTCAGACAGTTCTGCCTGACTTGCGCCAAGGATGACGATTACTACATCAGGAATGGTATCGGTCGCGCCCTTTCGGAATACGCCCGAATCAACCCGACCGAGGTTCGTCGCTTTGTGCAAGATAACACCTTTGCCGAACAGACTGCCCAGGAAATCCTCCGCCTGATCTAA
- a CDS encoding DUF374 domain-containing protein, which translates to MAKPAFKVRFKAFLVTLWIKSLRIRLKTPESFAPGILGVWHKDLLASAAAFKNWGVHTLVSESSDGDLFATIVQNLGYSVTRGSSTHGATNVRHLLAPLRDGRFVGMALDGPRGPAGVVKKGSLWLSKTSNTPLWQISAKYGAHITLKTWDKFVLPLPLTRIDIEIKLSL; encoded by the coding sequence ATGGCAAAACCCGCTTTCAAGGTCAGGTTCAAGGCATTTCTTGTAACCCTCTGGATTAAAAGCCTTCGTATCAGGCTCAAAACGCCCGAGTCGTTTGCTCCGGGAATCCTTGGAGTGTGGCATAAAGATCTACTCGCGAGTGCCGCCGCCTTTAAAAACTGGGGCGTGCACACACTCGTTTCAGAGTCCAGCGACGGTGACTTATTCGCGACCATCGTACAAAATCTAGGCTACAGTGTCACACGCGGGTCGAGCACCCACGGCGCCACCAACGTGCGTCACCTACTTGCACCGCTCCGCGACGGCCGCTTTGTAGGCATGGCTCTCGATGGCCCTCGCGGACCGGCAGGTGTAGTCAAAAAAGGCTCGCTCTGGCTTTCCAAAACAAGCAACACTCCCCTATGGCAAATCAGCGCCAAGTACGGTGCGCACATCACGCTAAAAACATGGGATAAATTTGTTCTGCCCCTGCCTCTGACACGTATTGACATCGAAATTAAATTATCTTTGTGA
- a CDS encoding 3'-5' exonuclease, which translates to MPPKFVAFDLETTGLNNQKDEIIEIGAVKFTVETKNGKVVPKLLGELETFVKPNMMIPAEASAVNHIYDSDVQDAPAVGDAIKKFTEFCGQSSILLAHNANFDASFLRVAYKNNPQLVPGNPVIDSLAISKAILPEASSHKLGILANMFQRRDEISMKIESDKMHRAVYDCLMLMEVFVALLRRRFKEKDWEMACIMKNMEKYKGIPQFINK; encoded by the coding sequence ATGCCCCCGAAATTTGTCGCCTTCGACCTTGAAACTACAGGTCTTAACAACCAGAAAGATGAAATCATTGAAATCGGTGCAGTCAAGTTCACCGTAGAAACAAAGAACGGCAAAGTCGTGCCCAAGCTGCTTGGCGAACTCGAAACATTCGTGAAGCCGAACATGATGATTCCGGCCGAAGCCTCCGCCGTGAACCACATTTACGACAGCGACGTGCAAGACGCCCCCGCCGTTGGCGATGCCATCAAGAAGTTCACCGAATTCTGCGGCCAGAGCTCTATTCTGCTCGCTCACAACGCAAACTTCGACGCAAGTTTTTTGCGCGTGGCCTACAAGAACAACCCGCAGCTCGTGCCCGGCAACCCGGTCATCGACTCCCTCGCTATTTCTAAGGCAATTCTCCCTGAAGCCAGCTCCCACAAGCTCGGCATTCTGGCCAACATGTTCCAGCGCCGCGACGAAATCAGCATGAAGATCGAATCCGACAAGATGCACCGCGCTGTTTACGACTGCTTGATGCTCATGGAAGTGTTCGTGGCACTGCTCCGCCGCCGCTTCAAGGAAAAAGACTGGGAAATGGCTTGCATCATGAAGAACATGGAAAAGTACAAGGGTATCCCCCAGTTCATCAACAAGTAA
- the rplI gene encoding 50S ribosomal protein L9, with the protein MEIILKANVPHLGKMLDVVKVKDGYARNYLFPRKLAVRATKEAKLEIENNRAAVEAQFQKELAAAGDVAAKLSQVSVNLERRVVEGERLYGSVTASDIADAITKQGVKVTRAQVALEEPIKQLGVYTVTIKVFSDVEAQVKVWVVAEKA; encoded by the coding sequence ATGGAAATTATTCTTAAGGCTAATGTCCCCCATTTGGGCAAGATGCTTGACGTCGTGAAGGTTAAGGACGGCTATGCTCGTAACTACCTTTTCCCGCGCAAGCTCGCTGTTCGCGCTACTAAGGAAGCCAAGCTTGAAATCGAAAACAACCGCGCTGCCGTTGAAGCTCAGTTCCAGAAGGAACTCGCTGCCGCTGGCGATGTGGCTGCCAAGCTTTCTCAGGTTTCTGTCAACCTCGAACGCCGCGTTGTGGAAGGCGAACGTCTGTACGGTTCTGTGACCGCTTCTGACATCGCTGACGCTATCACCAAGCAGGGCGTTAAGGTTACCCGTGCTCAGGTTGCTCTCGAAGAACCGATCAAGCAGCTCGGTGTTTACACCGTGACGATCAAGGTCTTCAGCGACGTTGAAGCTCAGGTCAAGGTTTGGGTGGTTGCTGAAAAAGCCTAA
- the rpsR gene encoding 30S ribosomal protein S18, producing MAFEDKKQATRIRRKKTCWFTENNIKFIDYKDEKTLRRFISERGKIIPRRISGTSAKYQRMLNEAIKRARQMAILPFVSDSLR from the coding sequence ATGGCTTTTGAAGATAAGAAGCAGGCAACCCGTATCCGCCGCAAGAAGACTTGCTGGTTCACGGAAAACAACATCAAGTTCATTGACTATAAGGACGAAAAGACTCTTCGTCGCTTTATCTCTGAACGTGGTAAGATCATTCCTCGCCGCATTTCTGGCACCTCCGCCAAGTATCAGCGTATGCTGAACGAAGCTATCAAGCGTGCCCGTCAGATGGCTATTCTCCCGTTCGTTTCGGACAGCTTGCGCTAA
- the rpsF gene encoding 30S ribosomal protein S6, protein MRQYETMVIIDAMISDDAIKAEIETIAANITKGNGEILRRDDWGKRKLAYTIKKRQHGFYVIFYYKAEAATVASVEAALKLNENVLRWMTLADYPMSEIVYDQTQTQSTEDIIPVDAEEGEAE, encoded by the coding sequence ATGAGACAATACGAAACGATGGTGATCATCGACGCTATGATCTCTGACGACGCTATCAAGGCTGAAATCGAGACTATCGCCGCCAACATCACCAAAGGCAACGGCGAAATCCTCCGCCGCGACGATTGGGGCAAGCGCAAGCTCGCTTACACCATCAAGAAGCGCCAGCATGGCTTTTACGTGATCTTCTACTACAAGGCTGAAGCCGCTACGGTCGCCTCTGTGGAAGCCGCTCTTAAGCTGAACGAAAACGTTCTCCGCTGGATGACTCTCGCTGATTATCCGATGAGCGAAATTGTTTATGACCAAACTCAGACCCAGTCCACCGAAGATATCATCCCGGTTGACGCAGAAGAAGGGGAGGCTGAATAA
- a CDS encoding aldolase catalytic domain-containing protein, translated as MYYESIKVLDCTIRDGGLVNKHDFSLEFVRRLYTLLSAAGVDYMEMGYKNSPDLFDPKEYGPWKFCDDDLLWKVKDGIDSKIKMAVMADVGRVNMDAVKPASESPYQMFRVASYVKNIDKGIEMVNAFHDMGYETTLNIMAVSRDRGPELDEALHQVNEECKADVLYLVDSFGAFYQEDIDKEITRYRSIVKGKKFGFHGHNNQQLAFSNTIQAIIDHVDYLDGSVSGMGRGAGNCTTELLLGFLKNPKYDLRPVLDAYQELFLPLKEKYEWGYIIPQMITGMLNRHPQDAIAIRKTEDKDNYTKFYNHMMND; from the coding sequence ATGTACTACGAAAGCATCAAAGTTTTGGACTGCACCATCCGCGATGGTGGCTTGGTCAACAAGCACGACTTCTCCCTCGAATTTGTGCGTCGCCTTTACACCCTCCTGTCTGCCGCTGGTGTGGACTATATGGAAATGGGCTACAAGAACTCTCCGGATCTCTTTGACCCCAAGGAATATGGTCCGTGGAAGTTCTGCGATGACGATCTGCTCTGGAAGGTGAAAGACGGTATCGATTCCAAGATTAAGATGGCTGTGATGGCTGACGTGGGCCGCGTGAACATGGACGCCGTGAAGCCCGCTAGCGAAAGCCCGTACCAGATGTTCCGCGTGGCAAGCTACGTGAAGAACATCGACAAGGGTATCGAAATGGTGAATGCCTTCCACGACATGGGTTACGAAACCACCCTCAACATCATGGCTGTGAGCCGTGACCGTGGTCCGGAACTGGACGAAGCCCTGCACCAGGTGAACGAAGAATGCAAGGCCGACGTGCTTTACCTCGTGGACAGCTTCGGCGCCTTCTACCAGGAAGACATCGATAAGGAAATTACCCGCTATCGCAGTATCGTGAAGGGCAAGAAGTTTGGCTTCCATGGCCACAACAACCAGCAGCTGGCCTTCTCCAACACGATTCAGGCTATCATCGACCACGTGGATTACCTCGACGGTTCCGTGTCCGGTATGGGCCGTGGCGCTGGTAACTGCACCACCGAACTCTTGCTCGGTTTCTTGAAGAACCCGAAGTACGACCTGCGTCCGGTGCTCGATGCCTACCAGGAACTGTTCTTGCCGCTTAAGGAAAAGTACGAATGGGGCTATATCATTCCGCAGATGATTACGGGTATGCTGAACCGCCACCCGCAAGACGCCATCGCCATCCGTAAAACCGAAGACAAGGACAACTACACCAAGTTCTATAATCATATGATGAACGACTAA